The region GAAATTGCCATTAAACCCAGCCATCCGGAAATTTCTTTCCAGAGATCTTTCACGCAACTGACGCCCATGTTCATCCTAGGTTTACCATCATCGTTTCGACCTATCTCCTTAAGGTGTTCTTATTGTGACAGTCCTTGGATTTATCGGATTTCCCGATCGAGTGGTAGTTTCAATCCTCTTTACTGAGGTGTTCTTATTGTGACGCATATAATGCTCAGGTTCGTTGTCCAATGTGCAGCCAGTTTCAATCCTCTTTACTGAGGTGTTCTTATTGTGACAAATGCAGATTCAAGGGTGGATCCAGAACGCTGGAGTTTCAATCCTCTTTACTGAGGTGTTCTTATTGAGGTTTTGCTTCTCGAAACGGAGGAGGTGAAGAGCTGGAGTTTCAATCCTCTTTACTGAGGTGTTCTTATTGTGACGGCTCTATCCCTTGTCATTCCTATACTTCTCCGCCGTTTTCCGAACACCTCCTTTTTCGACAAATTTTTTAGCCCTTTTTTCCCGCTGTTCACACCTTCCAAATCTCGTATCCCCTTATTTCATGCGGGTTTGCGCGTTTCCGAACACCTCCCGGGTTTTTGCCGAAGCTCCCGGTGTTCGGAAAAACAGCCCTTGAGACATACAGGAGAATCCCCTTTCAAAAAACACAAAACAAAACCAGCTGGCTCACTACGAGGGGAAGTTTCAATGCCTCTTGGACAACCCTATACATCTTTACGAAGAATATAATCATCAAAAACAATTTTGTCAATTAAAAAAAGCGGGGTCCTATGAACTTGGACAGCATGTTTTATATTTATTATACTGTTTATGGGAATCAGTTGACATAATAGGAGAAAATGATTTAACGGGAAAGAGGGGATCATGATAGACCTTCAGACGATAGGAAATAAAATAAAACAAACCCGTTTAATGCAGAAAAAAACCCAACAACAGATCGCCGACGCGTGCGGCATTTCAAAAAGTATGCTCTCAAAAATCGAAAATGGCCAGACGGCTGCCGCAGTTGCGACATTGTCGAAAATATGCAAGGCCTTGAATATCCCGATGTCCTGGCTGTTGGATGAGGAGAAGGATCAAGATCTCATATTGGTAAACAAGAGAAGTCGGAAAGCAAAAATGGGCGATCATAATATCGGTTATTACTACGAATTGCTGGCAAATAAACCTCCCCTTTCGGTCATTGAACCGTTCATCGTCAGCATCCCCAAAGAACTGAAGAAAGATCAGCAAACCTATACCCACACACAAGACGAATTTGTTTATGTTTTAGAGGGTGCCATCGAGCTCTATTACGACGGAAAAAAATATTACATGGAAAAGGGAGACAGCGCCTATTTC is a window of Planifilum fimeticola DNA encoding:
- a CDS encoding helix-turn-helix domain-containing protein; this encodes MIDLQTIGNKIKQTRLMQKKTQQQIADACGISKSMLSKIENGQTAAAVATLSKICKALNIPMSWLLDEEKDQDLILVNKRSRKAKMGDHNIGYYYELLANKPPLSVIEPFIVSIPKELKKDQQTYTHTQDEFVYVLEGAIELYYDGKKYYMEKGDSAYFRGTKPHLYMPVNNQEAKVLTIYIENRFE